A genomic window from Chitinophaga pollutisoli includes:
- a CDS encoding aminotransferase class III-fold pyridoxal phosphate-dependent enzyme, giving the protein MQFTANEVQQLVQKNYLLAVEVETLQGYDEYNYKITDASGRKFILKITGEEKPYSFLDAQLRLLDHLTVSPVAWKFQQILRNKNRQELTPVFNNGKQYNVRILTWLDGDCWVHVKDKPAALYRGLGTFLGKTDESLQDFQHDALHRPYVWDVNTAADANRWLHCITDPEKRRLAGYFLLAFETEVLPVLTSLRHACIHNDANDYNVLVKNGEVSGLIDLGDMVYSALVNNVAIACTYAMLDTPDPLQAAAWVVEGYHAAYPLTEQEADLIYYLIAARLCISVTQSAWQASNGSVNGHHFVTERHAWDLLEKLIRINPLKAADTFRKSCGMPAVLQPDMDYSPLLKERRQFIGRNLSISYKQPLKIVKGALQYLYDEKGGTYIDCVNNVSHVGHCHPVVVKAMQRQIATLNTNTRYLNDHLVEFAKALARTLPSRLKVCYFTNSGSEANDLAIRMSRHYTKRKDVIVLDHAYHGTSTVAIEMSPYKFDGKGGFGQMPYIHKADSPDLYRGPYGYADPRAGERYAESVARILAEHPGKVSAFICETLLGVGGQIPLPDNYLKNVYRLVREAGGVCIADEVQVGFGRVGEQFWGFELQDVEPDIVVLGKPIGNGHPLAAVVVTEEIADGFNNGMEYFNTFGGNPVSMATGRAVLEVIQSENMQQHALETGNFLMEGLRGLMDKHPVISDVRGHGLFVGAEMVTDRETKEPAVTEINALVEKMKERGFLLSTDGPLYNVLKIKPPMVFSKQNAADMVRHLDEALTELSL; this is encoded by the coding sequence ATGCAATTCACAGCAAACGAAGTGCAGCAGCTGGTGCAAAAGAACTACCTGCTTGCGGTGGAAGTGGAAACGCTTCAGGGATACGACGAGTATAACTACAAGATTACCGATGCGTCCGGCCGGAAGTTCATCCTTAAAATCACCGGGGAAGAAAAGCCTTATTCTTTTCTCGATGCCCAGCTCCGGCTGCTCGATCACCTCACCGTGAGCCCCGTTGCCTGGAAGTTCCAGCAGATCCTCCGCAACAAGAACCGCCAGGAGCTGACGCCCGTATTCAACAACGGTAAGCAGTACAACGTCCGCATCCTCACCTGGCTCGACGGCGATTGCTGGGTGCACGTCAAAGACAAGCCGGCGGCGTTATATCGGGGATTGGGCACCTTCCTCGGTAAAACCGACGAATCGCTGCAGGATTTCCAGCACGATGCGCTGCACCGGCCGTATGTCTGGGACGTGAATACCGCCGCGGACGCCAACCGCTGGCTGCATTGCATCACCGATCCTGAAAAGCGCCGGCTGGCGGGGTATTTTCTGCTGGCTTTCGAAACGGAAGTGCTGCCAGTGCTCACTTCGCTGCGGCATGCCTGTATTCATAACGATGCCAACGATTACAACGTATTGGTGAAAAACGGGGAAGTCAGTGGTTTGATCGATTTGGGGGATATGGTATATTCCGCGCTGGTCAATAATGTGGCTATCGCCTGCACCTACGCCATGCTGGACACGCCCGATCCCTTGCAGGCCGCGGCCTGGGTGGTGGAAGGGTATCACGCCGCTTATCCGCTCACGGAGCAGGAGGCAGACCTGATCTATTACCTCATCGCTGCGCGCCTCTGCATCAGCGTTACGCAATCAGCCTGGCAGGCGTCCAACGGATCGGTGAACGGGCATCACTTCGTGACGGAACGCCATGCCTGGGACCTGCTGGAAAAACTTATCCGCATCAACCCGCTAAAGGCCGCCGACACCTTCCGGAAATCCTGCGGCATGCCGGCTGTCCTCCAGCCGGATATGGATTACAGCCCCCTGCTGAAAGAGCGCCGTCAGTTCATCGGCCGCAACCTCAGCATCAGTTACAAACAACCGCTGAAAATCGTGAAAGGCGCTTTGCAATACCTCTACGATGAAAAAGGCGGTACTTATATCGATTGTGTGAACAACGTCAGCCATGTGGGCCATTGCCACCCGGTGGTGGTGAAGGCCATGCAGCGCCAGATCGCCACGCTCAACACTAATACCCGTTACCTGAACGATCACCTGGTGGAATTTGCGAAAGCACTCGCCCGCACGCTTCCTTCCCGCCTGAAAGTCTGCTATTTCACCAACTCCGGCAGCGAAGCCAATGATCTCGCCATCAGGATGAGCCGCCATTACACCAAACGGAAAGACGTGATCGTGCTGGATCATGCCTATCACGGCACTTCTACCGTAGCCATCGAAATGAGCCCGTATAAATTTGACGGGAAAGGTGGTTTCGGTCAGATGCCGTACATCCATAAAGCCGATTCCCCGGATTTGTACCGCGGTCCGTATGGCTACGCCGATCCCCGCGCGGGAGAGCGTTATGCGGAAAGCGTGGCGCGGATATTGGCGGAGCATCCCGGGAAAGTGTCGGCGTTCATCTGCGAAACGTTGCTGGGCGTGGGAGGGCAAATCCCCCTGCCGGATAATTACCTCAAAAACGTGTACCGCCTTGTGCGGGAAGCGGGCGGCGTCTGCATCGCGGACGAAGTGCAGGTGGGTTTTGGAAGGGTAGGCGAGCAGTTCTGGGGTTTTGAATTGCAGGATGTGGAACCGGATATCGTGGTGCTGGGTAAGCCCATCGGAAACGGTCACCCGCTGGCGGCGGTGGTGGTCACCGAAGAGATCGCGGATGGTTTCAACAACGGCATGGAATATTTCAACACCTTCGGCGGCAATCCCGTGTCGATGGCTACGGGGCGCGCCGTGCTGGAGGTCATCCAGTCTGAAAACATGCAACAGCATGCGCTGGAAACCGGCAATTTCCTCATGGAAGGCTTGCGCGGGTTGATGGATAAACATCCCGTTATCAGCGATGTGCGCGGGCATGGTTTGTTTGTAGGGGCGGAAATGGTGACAGACAGGGAAACGAAAGAGCCGGCCGTTACCGAGATTAACGCGCTGGTCGAAAAGATGAAGGAACGCGGGTTTTTACTTAGTACCGACGGACCCTTGTATAATGTGCTTAAGATCAAGCCGCCAATGGTGTTCAGTAAACAGAACGCGGCGGATATGGTCCGGCATCTCGACGAAGCCTTAACCGAATTATCACTGTAA